In Mastomys coucha isolate ucsf_1 unplaced genomic scaffold, UCSF_Mcou_1 pScaffold5, whole genome shotgun sequence, one genomic interval encodes:
- the Uts2r gene encoding urotensin-2 receptor, with protein MALSLESTTSFPMLAMTGSTVSKLPGASNMSLNSSWTGPTDPSSLQDLVVTGVIGAVLSAMGVVGMVGNVYTLVVMCRFLRASASMYVYVVNLALADLLYLLSIPFIIATYVTKDWHFGDVGCRVLFSLDFLTMHASIFTLTIMSSERYAAVLRPLDTVQRSKGYRKLLALGTWLLALLLTLPMMLAIRLVRRGSKSLCLPAWGPRAHRTYLTLLFGTSIVGPGLVIGLLYVRLARAYWLSQQASFKQTRRLPNPRVLYLILGIVLLFWACFLPFWLWQLLAQYHEAMPLTPETARIVNYLTACLTYGNSCINPFLYTLLTKNYREYLRGRQRSLGSSCRGPGSSGSFLSSRVHLQQDSGRSLSSSSHQATETFMMSSVPPNGAFVGECSVRSCK; from the coding sequence ATGGCCCTGAGCCTAGAGTCCACAACAAGCTTTCCCATGCTGGCCATGACTGGAAGCACTGTGTCTAAGCTTCCTGGTGCCTCCAACATGTCCCTCAACAGTTCCTGGACCGGCCCAACAGATCCCAGCTCCCTGCAAGACCTTGTAGTCACGGGTGTCATCGGGGCAGTGCTCTCAGCCATGGGTGTGGTGGGCATGGTGGGGAATGTGTACACGCTGGTGGTCATGTGCCGATTTCTGCGTGCCTCGgcctccatgtatgtctatgtggtCAACCTGGCACTGGCTGATCTGCTGTACCTGCTGAGCATTCCCTTCATCATAGCCACCTACGTCACTAAGGACTGGCACTTTGGGGATGTGGGCTGCCGAGTTCTCTTTAGCCTGGACTTCCTGACAATGCACGCCAGCATTTTCACCCTGACCATAATGAGCAGTGAACGCTACGCAGCGGTACTGAGGCCCCTGGACACGGTCCAGCGCTCCAAGGGTTACCGTAAGCTGTTGGCGCTGGGCACCTGGTTGCTGGCGCTGCTGCTGACCCTACCCATGATGCTTGCCATCCGGCTGGTCCGTAGGGGCTCTAAGAGCCTCTGCCTGCCGGCCTGGGGCCCTCGTGCCCACCGTACCTACCTGACGCTACTCTTTGGGACCAGCATTGTGGGGCCTGGCCTGGTTATTGGGCTACTCTATGTCCGTCTGGCCAGAGCCTACTGGCTATCTCAGCAAGCTTCTTTCAAGCAGACACGGAGGCTGCCCAACCCCAGGGTGCTCTACCTCATCCTTGGTATCGTCCTTCTCTTCTGGGCCTGCTTCCTACCCTTCTGGCTGTGGCAGCTGCTGGCCCAGTACCACGAGGCCATGCCACTGACACCTGAGACCGCACGCATTGTCAACTACCTGACTGCCTGCCTCACTTACGGCAACAGTTGCATCAATCCCTTCCTCTACACTCTGCTCACCAAGAACTACCGTGAGTACCTGCGTGGCCGCCAGCGGTCACTGGGTAGTAGTTGCCGTGGCCCAGGGAGTTCTGGCAGCTTCCTGTCCAGTCgtgtccacctccagcaggactCGGGCCGCTCGCTGTCCTCCAGCAGCCATCAGGCCACAGAGACCTTCATGATGTCTTCAGTTCCCCCTAATGGGGCCTTTGTCGGAGAGTGCTCTGTGCGTTCCTGCAAGTAG